AGGCGGAACGCAGGGCCGCCTCGTCACAGCGGTCGATGCCCCGGCAGTAGCGCAGCAGGCAATCGCGGATCGCCTCGCGGTCCAGCAGGGCCTGCAGGGTTGCCGGCCCTTGCACGGAGGCACTCATGCGGCTGCGGGCGCGGCGCGCCGGAACAGTTGCACCAGGTTGCCTTCGGGATCGCGCAGCGACAGCACGGCGCCATGGCTGCCCATGTCGCGCAGGCCCAGCACCTGTCCGCCGGCCGCGCCGATGCGTTCCGCCGCGCCCTCGAAGTCGTCCACCTCCAGCACCATCACCAGGCCGCTGGTGGCAGGCGTCGCCTCCTCGGCGCAGGCCAGCGCCACGTTGGTGCCGCCCACGCCGTACTGGATCCAGCGGTCGCCATCGCGGAACTTCATCGGCAGGCCCAGCGCGCCTTCATAGAAGGCATGCAGGCTGGCCGGCTGCTTTGCCACGACGAACACGTTCTGCACCCGCTTGGGCGGCCGAAGCGCGCTGCTCACAGCGAGGTCTCCGAAGCGCCGCCGTCCAGCCGCAGCACGTCCGCGTTGAAGAAGCGCGAGCCGTCGCCGGCCAGGAAGCAGATCGCGTCGGCGATGTCTTCCACCGTGCCCAGCCGACCCAGCGGCGTGCGGCCGATGCGCCGGGCGTCGAGCTCGGCATTGCGGTGCTTGGCGGTGCCTTCGGTGGGCACCGCGCCGGGCGCGACCGCGTTCACGCGGATGTTGCGCGCGCCCAGGTCGGCCGCCGAGGCACGCGTGATGCCCAGCACGCCGGCCTTGATGCCGCTGTAGACCACCGAGCGCATCGGCGACTTGAAGGCCGCGATGGAGGCCACGTTGATGATCGAGCCGCCGCGCTGCGCATCCATCGCCTCGGCCGCGGCCTGGATGCCCCAGATCACCGACTTGAAGCCGATCTCCACCATGCGGTCCATGACCTCCGGCGTGATCTCGGCCAACGGCTGGTAGCGCACCCAGGCGGCGTTGTTGACCATGACGTCCAGCCGGCCGGCCTCGCGTGCGAACTGGGCCACGGCCTCGCGCATGCCGTCGCGCGTCGACACGTCGCAGGGCAGCCCGATGGCCTGGCCGCCGAGCGCGCGGATCTCGGCCACGGCCTCCTCCACGAACTCCGGCTTCAGGTCGTTGATGCCGACGGTGGCGCCCAGGCGCGCCATGGCGCGCGCGGTGGCGCGGCCGATGCCGTGGCCCGCGCCGCTGATGAAGGCCGTGCGGCCTGTCAGGGACATGTTCATGGTTGAGCTTTCTTGGTGGGTTCCCCGGGCACCAGCAGCGCGTCGAGCGCATGGGCGCCGCGGCCCTGCTCCAGCACCACCAGGGGGTTGATGTCGATCTCGGACACGCTGTCGGCGTGCCGCACCGCGAAGCGCGACAGCGCCGCGATGGCCTGCGCGGCCGCCGGCACGTCGGCCTTGGGCCGGCCGCGCGCGCCGTCGAGCAGCGGGAAGGCCTTGAGCGAGCGCAGCATCGCTGTGGCCTGCGCCTCGTCGACGGGTGCGGGCTGCAGCGCCACGTCCTTGAAGATCTCGGCAAAGATGCCGCCCAGGCCGACCATCACCATCGGGCCGAACACCGGGTCCTTCTTGGTGCCCAGGATCAGCTCGACGCCGCCCTGCACCATCTGCGCGACCAGCACGCCGGCGATGCGGGCCCCGGGCGCCTTCTGCGCGACGCGCGCCAGCAGTTGGTCGTATTCCTCGCGCAGCTGCGCTTCGGAGCGCACGCCGACGAACACGCCGCCGGCTTCGGTCTTGTGCGCGATGTCGGGCGAGACGATCTTGAGCACCAGCGGAAAGCCCATCTCGCGCGCGGCAGCGAGCGCCTCGCCGAAGCTGCGCGCGATCGCCTCTCGCGGAACAGGCAGCCCCGCCTCGGCCAGCACCGCCTTCGCACTGGCCTCGGTGGCGAAGGCCTCGGCGGGCAGCGGCGCGCGCGCGATGGCCGGCGCAGCTGCCCGTTCGGCACCGCGCGCACCGAAGCGCAGCAGCGCAGCCACCGTCGCGCAGGCCGCATCGATGCCTTCGACCACCGGGAAGCCCATCGCGTTGAGCCGTGCGCGCACCTCGTCGGGGGCCCGCGCGCACAGCAGGACGAGGCGCGAAGGATGGTCCTTGCGCACCTGCGCGAGCGCCTCCAGGAACACGTCGCGCAGCCGCGGCACGTGGAAGGCGTTGGCCGACTGCAGGATCAGCGCGTCGCAGCTGTCGTCGCGCGCCACGGCATCGAGCATCAGTGCCAGCACCTCGGGCCGGCTCGACACCTGTGCCGTCATGTCCACCGGATTGGACGGCGCGGCGAAGGGCACGGCCGACAGGATGCGCTCCTGCGTCGGTGCCGCCAGCCTGGGCAGCGCCAGGCCCTGCGCACTGGCCGCATCGGCCAGCAGCACGCCGAAGCCGCCGGAGGCCGTGAGCACCGCCACGCGGTGGCCACCGGGCACGCGCGCCGGACCGACCACCGACAGCGCATGGCCGACCTCGAGCAGCAGCTCGATGCTGGGCACGCGCAGCGCGCCGCCCTCGCGCAGCACGGCATCGAACACCGCGTCCGAGCCGGCCAGCGCGCCGGTGTGCGAGGCCGCGGCCGCGCTGCCGGCCTCGGAGACGCCGACCTTGAGCACCACCAGCGGCTTGCCGGCCTCGCGCGCCATGTCCATGGCCTGTCTCAGCTTGGCGCCGTCGCGGCAGGTTTCCATGCAGCACAGGATCACGGAGGTGCCGGGGTCGGCCGCCAGCGAGGCAATGGCATCGGCAATGTCCACGTCGCATTCGTTGCCCGTGGTCAGCATGCGGCTCACGCCCAGGCCGCGCTCGCCGGCCAGCCGCAGGGTGAAGCTGCCGAGGTTGCCGCTCTGCGAGACGATGCCCACCGAGCCCGCCGCGGGAAAGGACGATTCCAGCGCCACCGAGAAGGTAGCGATGCTCTTGTCCGGCACGCCGATCGCGCCCAGGCAATTGGGGCCGACGATGCGCATGCCGCTGGTCCGCGCCACCTCGCCGATGCGCGCCTGCAGGCGGCTGCCCTCCTCGCCCATCTCGGAGAAGCCGGCGGACAGGATGACCGCGGCCTTCACGCCGCGCTGCGCGCAGTCCTGCACCGCCTCGAGCACGCCTGCGGGCGGCACCGCGATCACGGCCAGTTCGGGCACCTCGGGCAGTTCCGCCACGCTCGCATAAGCCTGCAGCGACTGCACCAGGCCGCCCTTGCGGTTGACCGGATAGATGCCGCCCGCATAGCCGTACTTCTGCAGGAACTGCAGCGGTCGGCCGCCGATCTTCGTGACGTCGTCCGAGGCGCCGAAGATCGCGATCGAGCGCGGCTTGAACAGCGCGTCCAGCCCGCGCCCCACTTTCACTGCCTGCATCTCAGCGCCCCTGATAGACAGGCTTGCGCTTTTCGAGGAAGGCCTTGCGGGCCTCCTGCGCATCCTCGGTCCTGGCCAGCGCCATGGTGATGTTCTGCTCGAAGCGGTAGCCGTCGCGCTGCGGCATCAGGTCCATCATGTTGGCCGCCTGCTTCGCATAGGCGACGGCGAGCGGCGCCTTGGACGCGATCTCCTGCGCGATCTCCATGGCCAGCGGCATCAGCTGATCGCCCGGCACCATCTCGTCGAGCACGCCGCGGCGATACAGCTCGGCGGCGGGCACCTTCATGCCGGTGAAGAACATGCGGCGCGTGAACGAGCGGCCGAACAGGGTGCGCAGCATCGAGACGCCGCCGGCCAGGCCGACGTTGATCTCGGGCATCGCGAAGGTGGCGTCCTCGCTCGCGAGGAAGATGTCGCAGGCCGCCATGAGGCCGAAGCCCGCGCCCAGCGCGGGACCGTTGACGGCCGCGATCACGGGCTTGCTGCATTCGCGAATCGCATTGCCCGTCTCGCGCGTCCAGCGGTTGTGGTCGAGGAAGTCGCCCGCTTTCCCGGCATCGGGCCGGTCCTTGAGGTCCGCGCCGGAGCAGAAGAACTTGCCGGTACCCGTGAGGATCGCGACGCGCACGTCGGCACGCTCGGAGACCTCGTCGAAGATCTCGATCAGGCGGCGGCGCGTGGCGCGGTCCAGCGCATTGACCGGCGGCTTGTCGAGCCGGACGACGGCGATGTAGTCGGAAACTTCCAGTTCGATGCTCATCGCACACTCCCGGTCTGGTTGGAAAAAGAAACTTGCGGCGCGGGCTCGTGCGGCGCCAGCAGCCGCGCGGCGTGCAGCAGCCGGTCGCCGTAGCGGAACTCGGAGGCGATCAGGCGCTGCGCCGTGCGGGTGGCCAGCACCTCCTCGCTCACGCCCATGCCACCGTGCATCTGGATGGCCGCTTCGGCACAGGCGCGCGCCGACTCGGCCAGCGACACCTTGGTCAGGCGCAAGGTGCGGCGCAGGTCGGGCGCGTTCTGCTCATAGGCATGGAAGCAGTGGATCACCAGGCCCTTGGCGCCCAGGTACTTCACGTACATGTCGGCCACGCGGTGGCGCAGCACCTGGAAGCTCGCGAGCGCCACGCCGAACTGGCGCCGCTCCTTCAGGTGAAGGACGGTCTGGCGGATCAGGGTGGCCAGCGCCGCCACCGTGTCGGCGGCGGTCAGCAGCAACGCGGCGTCGGTCGCCTTCGCGCGCGCCTCGCGCACGGCAGCGCCGCGTGCAATGCAGGCGCCCTCGGGCACCGCAAGCCGCTCCAGCGCAAAGTCGGCACCCAGGCGGCCTTCCATCGTCCGGTAGCGGGCCGTGGGCGCGCCGATGCGCTCGGCATCGACCAGGAAGAGCGCCTCGTCGCCATCGTCCAGCTGCGCGGGCACGAGATAGTGCGTGGCGGGCAGCGTCAGGTCGACGCCCTGCACCACGCCGCTCAGCGCGTAGCCGATGTCCAGGTGCCGGGCCGTCACGGCATGGTCCTCGGGCGTGGCGGACAGCCCGGTCATCGGCGCGATCCGCGCGCTGCCCTCGGCCACCGCCTCCAGCCAGCGGTGCGCCGTCTCGGCGCCGGCCGCCTGCAGCAGCAGCGGCACCACGGCGCAGGTCTCGACCACCGGCAGCTGCAGGCCATGCGTGGCCAGCCCCTCGACGATGGAAGCGAGGTCGTTCAGGCTGCCGCCGACGCCGCCGGCTTCCTCGGGCACGAGGGTGGCGGCCCAGCCCAGTTCGCGCACGGGGTCGCCCTGGATCTGCTGCGCGATGTGGTCCTCGGCATAGCGGCTGGCTGCGTCCAGCAGCATGCCGGGAAAGAGCGACGGAAAAGAAGTGGACATGGCTCAGGCTCCCAGCAGTTCGTTGGCGACGACGTTGCGCTGCACCTCGGAGGTGCCGCCGGCGATGGTGCGGGCGCGCGTGAACATGTAGTTCTGGATCCAGGTGGCGTCGGGCACGTCCGCCCCTGAATCGGCGAGGAAGCGGTGGGCCGCGTCGGGGCCGACCGCATCGAGCGCGATGGTCGTCAGGCGCTGCGCCACGTCGGCGCAGGTCATCTTGATGACCGAAGGCTGCACGCCGAGCGGGCGCTGGTGGATCAGGTCGTCGGTGGCTTCGGCCATCATCACGCGCGCGCCCTTCACGTCGGCTTCGCACAGCAACAGCTTGTGGTGCAGGCCGCTGAAGTCGCGCCGTCCCGCGGCAGCGCGGCTTGCCTGCTCGACCAGCTGCGTGACCTGCCGCCGCATGAGCTCCAGCCGCGCCACATTGGCCGGCGGCAGGCGTTCGCGCTCGAGCAGGAACTTGGCGCAGGTCCAGCCCTTGCCGACCTCGCCGAGCAGGTTGTCGGCGCGCACGCGCACCTCGTCGAAGAAGACCTCGTTCAGGTGGTGCCAGCCGTCGATGGTCCTGATGGGGCGCACGGTGATGCCCGGCGTGTCCATCGGCACCAGCAGCAGCGAGATGCCCTCCTGCTTCTTCGCTTCCTTCGAGGTGCGCACCAGCATGTAGATCATGCTGGCCTCGTGGGCATGCGAGGTCCAGATCTTCTGGCCGTTGACGACCCACTCGCCGCCTTCCAGCCGCGCGCTGGTGGACAGCGAGGCCAGGTCGGAGCCCGAGCCGGGTTCCGAATAGCCCTGGCACCACCAGTCGGAGCCGTCGAGGATGCGCGGCAGGAAGCGCGCCTTCTGCTCCGGCGTGCCGAAGCGGATGATCACCGGGCCGATGTGGCCCAGGCCATGGTGGTAGAGCGGCGGGCAGTCGTTCTCGGCCATCACCTCCTCGAAGATCAGGCGCTGGCGGATGTCCCATCCGGTGCCGCCCGCTTCGCGCGGCCAGCTCGGTGCGCCCCAGCCCCGGGCGTTCAGGATCTGCTGCCAGGCCTGGTATTCGCGCTTGGTGATCTTCTGGCCGGCCGCGACGACGGCGCGGATCTCGGGCGGACAGGCTTGGCGCGCGAACGCTTCGAGTTCGCGCCGGAAGCCGGCATAGTCGATGGACATCTTTCTTGTCTCCTGTTGGAAGTTGGAAAAGGGCTCAGCCCTTGCGCAGCTGCGTGATCAGTTCGTCCAGCGCGGCGGCGGCGCCCTCCGGGTTGCGCCGGCGCAGCGCGTGCGCCACCTTGCGGCGCAGCGGAAAGAGGTCGGGGCGCGGACGCACCGAGAGCACATGCGTCATGCGTTCGCGCAGCACGCTGGTCATGGTCTGCGCCATCAGCGTCAGCGCCTCGTTGTGGCCGGCCGCCGCGATCGAGGCGAAGAAGGCGCTCGCGGAGGCGATGCGCTCCTTCAACGGCGCGTCGTCGGGGTGCGCCTCGATGGCGTCGGCGGCCTCGCGCACCGCGTCCAGCTCGGCCTCGGTGGCGCGCTCGCTCGCCAGGCGCAGCAAGGTGCCGTAGAGCGTGCGGTAGGCCTCGTCGATGTCGGCGTCCCCGAGCCGGCCCTCCACGACCAGCTTGCGCAGCGACTCGGCCAGCATCATGTAGGCGCCCTTGTAGAACACCAGCGCCTGGTCGGGCACGCCGGCGCTCAGGTGCCGGACCTCGCCGATGAAGATGGTGTGGTCGCCGGCCTCGTGGGCGGCATGCGCGCGACATTCGAAGCTGGCCAGGCAGTCGTCGATCAGCGGCATGCCGAGCCGGCCGGCGCGCCAGGCCACGCCGTCGAACTTGTCCTCGATCCGGCTCGAGGCGAAGCGGCCCGACAGCGCGTCCTGCTGCTGCGAGAGGATGTTGATCACGAAGCCCTCCGCAGCCTGGAAGGTCGGCAGCAGGCGGCTGGCATTGCGCAGGCTGAACAGCACGAGCGGCGGGTCGAGCGACACCGAGCTGAACGAATTGCAGGTCAGGCCCGCCGGCTGGCCGTCCGGCGTGCAGGTGGTGATGACGGCCACGCCGGTCGGAAAGCATCCGAGCAGCTGGCGCAGTTGCGCGGGCTCGATGGCGGGGCGGATCCCTTCGGCGGCTTCGGACATGGCGTCTCCTCGCGCTCGGCCTCAGGCCGCGGCGAGTTCGGGCCGCGCCGCGGGCCGGTGCGGCGGATCGTTGGCGATCTCCTGCTGCACCGCCGGAATGATGACCTTGCCCCAGGTCTCGAGCTGGCGCAGCATCGTCTTGTGGTCGAAGTCGCCCATCTGCGTCTGGAAGCAGTAGTGCACCGGCTTGAGCGTGCGGATCTCGTTGACCACGCGCTCGATCACGGTGTCGACGCTGCCCACGGGCAGCAGCGCGCGCATCTCGTCCAGGCTCGGCTCGCCCTCGACGATGCCCTCCTCCACCTGGTAGTCGTCGGCGATCTGCGCGGTGCGGCGCTTCAGGCTGACGGCAATGCGGCGCTGGTAGCGGGCGCACTCGAGGTAGCGCTCCACCTCGTCCTTGTCGTTGCTGGCATAGGCCGCGCGCAACAGGCCGACCTGCACGCCGGCGGGGTCCTTGCCCTCGGCCGTGGCCACCTTGTCGATCAGCGCGCGGGTGCCGGCCAGCTTCTCCAGCCCGCCGTCGCCGCCCGAGACGAACACGTGGTGGCCGGACTTCACGGCGCGCGACAGGAAGGCGGGGTCGACGCTGGTGATCCACATCGGCGGCATGGGGCGCTGCACCGCGCGCTGGCTGATGGCGCTCATGGGCTGGCGGTAGTACTCGCCCTCGTAGCTGAACTTGGGCTGCGTCAGGCCGGCCTCGAGCATGTCGAGCATCTCGAAGGTGCGACCCTTGGCTGATTCGAGCGAGACGCCGAAGCGCTCGAACTCGAAGTGCTGGTAGCCCGAGCCGATGCCCAGGTTCAGGCGGCCGTCGGACAGCTGGTCGACCATCGCCACGTCCGCGATCAGGCGCGCCGGCGTGTACAGCGGCGCGACCACGATGCCGGTGCCCAGCCGGATCTTGCGGGTGACCGCGGCGCAGTGCGCGATCATGGTCAGCGGCGAGGAGCACATGCCGTAGTTGCTGAAGTGGTGCTCGGCGTACCATGCGGCACCAAAACCCAGTTCGTCCGCCAGGCGAGTCTGCTCGACGGCGTCGCGCAGGATCTGGTGGGAGGTTTTGTGCTTGTTCCGCTGCTGCATCAGAATGAAGATTCCGAAATCCATCGCTGTGACTCCTGGTTGGCTGGTTTTGATCGAGGTCCATCGTAGGAACTCGAACCGCCTGCGGATCACCAGCGAACGCACACCTTCTTTGCGTCTTTCGAAATGAAGGCCCTCGATTCGCTGCGCATCTTCGTGGCCACCCAGAAGAAGGGCAGCCTCTCGGCCGCGGCCCGCAGCCTCAGCCTGTCGCCGGCCACCATCTCGCGGCGCATCAGCGCGCTGGAGGAGGAACTGGGCGTGCAGCTGGTGGACCGCACCAGCCGCAACCTCAAGGTGACCGAGGCGGGCCAGGCCTTCCTGGAGCGGGCCGAGGCGGTGCTGGAACTCATGAGCGAAGCCGAGCAGGTCGTGCACAACGCGCGCCAGCGGCCCGAGGGCCGGCTGCGCGTGCATTCGCGCACCCACATCGGCCTGCGCGTGCTGGCGCCGCTGCTGCCGCGCTTCGCGGAGCTCTACCCGGACATCCGCGTGGAGCTCGAGCTCTCCGAGCATCCGGTCAACCTGGTCGAGCACGACTTCGACGTCGACATCCGCACCGGCGAGTCCACCGATTCGGGCTTCGTCATCAAGCGGCTGCTGTCGAGCGACGAGGTGCTGGTGGCCAGCCCGGCCTTCGTGAAGACCTACTCGCGCATCCGGCATCCGAACGACCTGCCGCAGGTGCGCTGCCTCACCTACCGGCGCGAGCGCGAGGTCATCACCTGGAAGTACATCGACGAAGCGGGCGAGCAGCAGGAGCTGATGATCCAGGGCGTGCTGAGCGCCAACAACGGGGAGCTGCTGCGCCTGGCCGCGATCGGCGGCATGGGCGTGGCGCTGCTGTCCGAGGCCACCGTGCGCGGCGACCTGCAGAACGGCACGCTGGTGCGGCTCTTGCCCGACTACCGCTTTGCGGTGCGGGCCTTTTCCAACGGCGTCTTCGCCGTGTTCCGGCAAAGCCGCGTGCTGCCGCTGAAGGTGCGCGCCTTCGTGGACTACGTGGCTGACGCACTCCGAAGCGAGACGTCCTAGTTCACGACACTGGAAATCCGGTGATGGGCAGGTGTCGCCACTGTGCGGTGCCTCGTTCAGTTCCTGGGCGACGCGAGGAGGCCTCGCACCTCCGAGGCCGGGAGCGGCCGCGCGAACAGATATCCCTGCACCTCGTCAAATCCTTCCTGTCGGATGATCTGCAACTGCGCTTCGGTCTCCACGCCCTCCACCGTCGTGGCGATGCCCAGGCTTCTGCCGATGCCGGCCACGGCCCGGATGATCGCGAGCGACCTGCTGTCGGGCAGGTCGGCGATGAAGCTGCGATCCACCTTGATCTTGTCGAACGGGAAGCTGCGCAGATAGCCCAGCGACGAGTACCCGGTCCCGAAATCGTCCATCGCGATCTTCACGCCCAGCTGCCGGATCTGCTGCAGGGTGCGCAGGTTCCTGTCGTCATTGCCGAGCAGCACCGACTCGGTGATCTCGAGTTGCAGGCGCGACGGGGAGAGCCCCGAGGCATCCAGCGCGTTCCTGATCAGGTCGACCAGGTTGTCGTCGCGGAACTGGACGGGCGAGAGGTTCACCGCCACGCCGATCCCGTCGGGCCAGGCGGTGGCCTCGCGACAGGCTTCGCGAAGCACCCACTCGCCGATGTCCACGATCAGCCCGGTCTCCTCCGCGATCGGAATGAAGTCGGCCGGCGAGATCATGCCGCGGCCGGCGTGCCGCCAGCGCAGCAGCGCCTCGAAGGTGGTGTAGCGGTTGGACGCGAGACTCACGAGTGCCTGGTAGCGGACCTCGAAATCTCCGCGGGCGAGCGCCTCGCCCATCGAGAGCTTCAGGGTTTGGCGGATCTGCAGGTCGGCGTCCATGCTCTTGTCGTACCTGTAGAAGCTTCTTCCGCCCGCGGCCTTGGCGCGGTGGAGCGCCACGGTGGAGGCACGCTTGATCTCGTCGACCGTGCCGCCGTCGGCCGGCGCCACGGCGATGCCGACGCTGGCGCCGATGCTGACCTTGCTCCCGTCCAGGTCGAAGGGGCCGAGCAGAATGGCCATGAGGCGTCGTGCAATCTCGACCGTCGCGTCGGGACGCAGAAGCCCGAAACAGCCGATCACGAACTCGTCCGCGCCGAGTCGCGCGAGCATGTGCTCGTCACCGGAGACGACAAGCCTCAGGCGCTGCGCAACCTCCTGCAGCAGGATGTCGCCCACGGGATGACCGTAAGCGTCGTTGACGGCCTTGAAGCCGTCCAGGTCCAGCGTCAGCACGGCCACCGAGGTCCCGCGTTTGCCGGCATCGGTCAAGTGCTGCTGCAGCGCCTCGCGGAATGCCTGGCGATTGGGCAGCCCGGTGAGAGCGTCGTGGCGGGCCATGTGGGAAACCTGGCTTTGGGCCTGGAAACGCTCCTGCTCGGCCTTGCGGCGGGCGGTGGTGTCGCGAAAGAAAATAGACAGGCCCTCCTCGGTGGGCGAGGCATGGATCTCGAGCCACACCTGGGTGATGGGTACGAATTCCTCGAACGACACAGCCTTGCCCGCCATCGCCTGCCGGAAGTAGTCGCCGAACAGGCTTTCGACTTCGGCGGGGTAGAGGTCCCACAGCCTTGCGTTCACGGCCTCCACGCCGAGCTTCAGGAACCGCCGGGCGTTCTCGTTCATGTACGTGATCCGCCATGCATGATCGACGACCAGCACGCAATCCATCGTGTTCTCGAGCACCGCAGAGAGCCGCGTTGCCGCACGTTCGGCCTGCTGCTGCGCCGCCACCGCATCGTTGCGCGCCGCCTTGGCCTCCGTGATGTCGCGCCAGATGCTCACCATCCGGCTCGGCACGCCCGATGCGTCCAGGACCGGCGCCGCGATGACGTCGAGCCATCGGTGCACGCCTTTAGCGTCGACGGCATCTACCTCGAGTCTCGACGTGCCGCCGGCGCGCACCACGTCGAACATGGCGCTGAGTTTCCGAAGCCGGCCTTCAGGAAAGATTCGCTCGAGCGCCTCGCGGTCTGCGAGTTGCGAGACATCCAGACCGATCATCCGCCGCGCCGACCTGTTCATCAGCAGCGTCTTGCCCGACAAGTCGAGCATGCTGATGCAATCGGGGCTGCTGTCGAAGATGCTCCGGATCGAGGCTTCGCTCTCGCGCAGCGCGGATTCGGCCGCGCGGCGCTCGGTGACGTCGAGAATGGAGCCGGCATAGCCGAGGAACCCGCCATCAGGCGACAGCCGCGGCGTGCCGGTGTCGATGACCCAGGCCCAGCTGCCATCTGTCCGACGCAGCCTGTACTCGAGCTGAACCGGCCTGCGCTCTGCGCTCGCCGTCCTGAACAGTTCGAGCACCGACGCGCGGTCCTCGGGATGGACGGCACGGCTCCACCCCTCGCCCAGCGACTCGGTCTCGGTCTGGCCCGTCGCCTCGAGCCAGCGCCGGCTGTGGTAGGTGGCCTCGCCATGCTGGTCGGTGAGCCACATCATCACGGGCACGCTGTCCGCGATCAGGCGGAACAGCGACTCGCTCTCACGCAGCGCTTCGATGGCGATGCGACGCTGATGAACGTCCTCGAGCAGTCCGTACCAGCGCACGATGTCGTGGTTGCCGTCGCGCCGGGGGGCCGCACGGGCCCTGAACCATCGATACCTTCCGTCAGCGGCGCTGCGCACCCTGTATTCGGTGTCGATGGGAACGCCGCGGGCCACCGAGTCCGCCCACAGCGTTCGGACGCGTTCGAGATCGTCGGCGTGCAGCGCGCATTCCCAGCCCGATCCCAGCGTCTTCTCGACCGAATTGCCGGTCAGCGCCGACCACCCCGGTCCGACCTCGGTAATCGCGCCGGCAGGATCTGCAGTCCAGGTGATCTGCGGGTGGAGTTCGACGAACGAGCGGTAGTGCGCTTCGCTGGCCCGGAGCCCCCGCTCCGTCGTGCGCAGCTCGGTCACGTCAGAGATCACAACCACGAGCAGCTTGCCGCCGGAATCCGTGAGATCGACCGCTTGCTTGAGCGTGAGCAGGGCCCTGGTCGATCCGTCTGCCAGGGTGATCTCCTCCTCGAAATGGCGAGGCTTTCCGCTCGCGAGTATTTCGAGATCGATGGCCCTGATCCGGTCGGCCTCGGCCCGGGGCAGGATATCGCGGTCTGTCTTTCCGCGCACGCGGTCGAGCGACACGT
This genomic window from Variovorax sp. V93 contains:
- a CDS encoding LysR family transcriptional regulator; its protein translation is MKALDSLRIFVATQKKGSLSAAARSLSLSPATISRRISALEEELGVQLVDRTSRNLKVTEAGQAFLERAEAVLELMSEAEQVVHNARQRPEGRLRVHSRTHIGLRVLAPLLPRFAELYPDIRVELELSEHPVNLVEHDFDVDIRTGESTDSGFVIKRLLSSDEVLVASPAFVKTYSRIRHPNDLPQVRCLTYRREREVITWKYIDEAGEQQELMIQGVLSANNGELLRLAAIGGMGVALLSEATVRGDLQNGTLVRLLPDYRFAVRAFSNGVFAVFRQSRVLPLKVRAFVDYVADALRSETS
- a CDS encoding PAS domain S-box protein; translation: MDESRAAQQPDDLLHLSFQAVALLDAIGQVVIVKDEALRFVHLNRRACEVLNVSLDRVRGKTDRDILPRAEADRIRAIDLEILASGKPRHFEEEITLADGSTRALLTLKQAVDLTDSGGKLLVVVISDVTELRTTERGLRASEAHYRSFVELHPQITWTADPAGAITEVGPGWSALTGNSVEKTLGSGWECALHADDLERVRTLWADSVARGVPIDTEYRVRSAADGRYRWFRARAAPRRDGNHDIVRWYGLLEDVHQRRIAIEALRESESLFRLIADSVPVMMWLTDQHGEATYHSRRWLEATGQTETESLGEGWSRAVHPEDRASVLELFRTASAERRPVQLEYRLRRTDGSWAWVIDTGTPRLSPDGGFLGYAGSILDVTERRAAESALRESEASIRSIFDSSPDCISMLDLSGKTLLMNRSARRMIGLDVSQLADREALERIFPEGRLRKLSAMFDVVRAGGTSRLEVDAVDAKGVHRWLDVIAAPVLDASGVPSRMVSIWRDITEAKAARNDAVAAQQQAERAATRLSAVLENTMDCVLVVDHAWRITYMNENARRFLKLGVEAVNARLWDLYPAEVESLFGDYFRQAMAGKAVSFEEFVPITQVWLEIHASPTEEGLSIFFRDTTARRKAEQERFQAQSQVSHMARHDALTGLPNRQAFREALQQHLTDAGKRGTSVAVLTLDLDGFKAVNDAYGHPVGDILLQEVAQRLRLVVSGDEHMLARLGADEFVIGCFGLLRPDATVEIARRLMAILLGPFDLDGSKVSIGASVGIAVAPADGGTVDEIKRASTVALHRAKAAGGRSFYRYDKSMDADLQIRQTLKLSMGEALARGDFEVRYQALVSLASNRYTTFEALLRWRHAGRGMISPADFIPIAEETGLIVDIGEWVLREACREATAWPDGIGVAVNLSPVQFRDDNLVDLIRNALDASGLSPSRLQLEITESVLLGNDDRNLRTLQQIRQLGVKIAMDDFGTGYSSLGYLRSFPFDKIKVDRSFIADLPDSRSLAIIRAVAGIGRSLGIATTVEGVETEAQLQIIRQEGFDEVQGYLFARPLPASEVRGLLASPRN